In the genome of Bacteroidia bacterium, one region contains:
- a CDS encoding T9SS type A sorting domain-containing protein — protein MKPVLFSAFCFLLTASYSQGSWIQKTNIPPSARNEATAFSIGNLGYVTLGSTTGLATDIWEYDPSANTWTQKANFPGAGRNSPVSFSISGKGYVGTGGTYNDFWEFDAAANAWTVRTNFGGAGREGAVGFSVNGKGYIGTGGSYQNDLWEYDPASNAWTQRANLPASARYHAIGFGIGNYGYIGTGFGGTFYSDLWQFNPVANTWSPRSPFPLAGVDRSEVFVIGMAAYLCAGWNGSSAQNYLYEYNSLTDTWSVQTSLPANARYNAIGTAIGNKGYVGAGYSNLNDFWEFTPSVIVGLDNEESLITSLTLFPNPASSSLHVVLNLREPGSCNLAVSDLSGKLIDRVASGKTCGAGEHTFTISVESLPAGVYFLSVQAGNSSEQRKFIVR, from the coding sequence ATGAAACCCGTATTATTCTCTGCTTTTTGTTTTCTGCTAACTGCTTCATACAGCCAGGGAAGCTGGATTCAGAAAACGAACATTCCCCCTTCCGCACGGAACGAAGCGACTGCTTTTTCAATTGGAAATCTGGGATATGTAACGCTCGGGTCTACTACAGGGCTGGCAACCGATATTTGGGAATACGATCCCTCCGCCAATACTTGGACCCAGAAAGCTAATTTTCCGGGCGCCGGACGCAACAGCCCGGTTTCCTTTTCCATCTCCGGAAAAGGTTATGTGGGTACCGGCGGCACCTACAATGATTTCTGGGAGTTTGATGCTGCCGCTAATGCCTGGACCGTACGAACCAATTTTGGCGGAGCCGGCCGGGAGGGTGCAGTAGGATTTTCCGTGAACGGCAAAGGATACATCGGTACCGGAGGAAGCTATCAGAATGATTTGTGGGAATATGACCCTGCTTCCAATGCCTGGACTCAGCGTGCCAATTTACCGGCCAGTGCGCGTTATCACGCCATTGGATTCGGCATTGGTAATTATGGATACATCGGAACCGGCTTCGGCGGAACATTTTATTCTGACCTCTGGCAGTTCAATCCGGTGGCCAATACCTGGTCTCCCCGTTCGCCGTTTCCATTGGCCGGAGTGGATCGTTCAGAAGTTTTCGTAATTGGTATGGCTGCATACCTATGTGCAGGATGGAACGGCTCCAGTGCGCAGAATTATCTCTATGAATACAATTCGCTTACAGATACCTGGTCTGTACAAACTTCACTTCCCGCCAATGCCCGTTACAACGCCATTGGTACGGCCATAGGAAATAAAGGATATGTGGGCGCAGGTTACAGCAACTTAAATGATTTCTGGGAGTTCACACCATCCGTTATTGTAGGACTGGATAACGAGGAGTCACTCATCACTTCTCTGACACTTTTTCCAAATCCTGCTTCTTCGTCTCTTCATGTGGTCCTGAATCTCAGAGAGCCGGGTAGTTGTAATCTGGCGGTATCTGACCTCAGCGGAAAGCTGATTGACCGTGTTGCATCCGGTAAAACATGCGGAGCAGGCGAGCATACGTTTACTATTTCCGTAGAGTCTCTTCCGGCCGGGGTTTACTTTCTTTCAGTGCAGGCCGGGAATTCATCTGAACAAAGAAAGTTTATTGTAAGATGA
- a CDS encoding T9SS type A sorting domain-containing protein, with translation MKTLFTVSLFLIGMTGVSQTIPNGGFESWNTVTFLNPSNYPQTSNYDGYRYGLPVNTTRVTDAQLGTYAVNMVTVSNSTDTMFGYFVNGDPGTLEGGIPMNQIPTSLTGYYKCSVPAGDTAIFLLVFKQAGNPIGQYIYKFTGTQSTYAPFSIPVSLPGNPDSVIVGAASSNAFQWQGIPGSMLQLDNLSFTGVSNQPPLLNGSFENWANQNMHFPSQLTVGGDTAVRTTDAYAGTYAIKLTTMDYGNNNYGQSAVTNGLFTDNGVQGGRPFSLMTDTICGYYKYLVNGIDSAALWVNITSGGNPVGGIYTGLPPVSVYTYFEFPLISGSMPDTLLFFAGSSSNNTTQANVGSRLYLDDVRLKSQPVSVTSTTHWRKQLRLSPNPATDHTRIEWNTGSSEPVVITLSDIQGKVISVFSLPGNTPHMLLDLNGFEAGAYLVNVKTQSTSLSKKLIVNGH, from the coding sequence ATGAAAACGCTCTTTACAGTATCCTTGTTTTTGATCGGGATGACCGGAGTTTCCCAAACTATTCCGAACGGTGGTTTTGAAAGTTGGAATACCGTCACGTTTCTGAATCCCTCAAACTACCCTCAGACCTCTAATTACGACGGATACCGGTACGGATTGCCTGTTAACACCACGCGCGTTACAGATGCTCAGCTTGGAACCTATGCCGTGAATATGGTTACGGTCTCCAACAGCACGGATACTATGTTCGGGTACTTTGTGAACGGAGATCCCGGTACACTGGAAGGTGGAATTCCAATGAATCAGATTCCTACTTCCCTGACCGGATATTACAAGTGTTCGGTTCCGGCCGGAGATACCGCTATCTTTTTGCTTGTATTTAAGCAGGCCGGCAATCCCATCGGCCAATACATCTATAAATTCACTGGCACCCAAAGCACCTATGCTCCCTTTTCTATTCCTGTTTCGCTACCGGGCAATCCGGATTCTGTTATTGTTGGGGCAGCCTCCAGCAACGCGTTTCAATGGCAGGGTATTCCTGGAAGCATGCTGCAACTCGACAATCTTTCTTTTACCGGGGTTAGCAACCAGCCCCCACTGCTCAACGGAAGTTTTGAAAACTGGGCCAATCAGAACATGCATTTCCCCTCGCAGCTTACAGTGGGAGGTGATACAGCAGTGAGAACTACGGATGCCTATGCGGGAACGTATGCCATCAAACTTACAACGATGGATTACGGAAATAATAACTACGGACAATCTGCGGTAACAAACGGGCTTTTTACTGACAACGGCGTACAAGGAGGCCGGCCATTTTCTTTAATGACGGATACCATTTGCGGGTACTATAAATACCTGGTGAACGGAATCGACAGCGCTGCGTTGTGGGTCAACATCACCTCCGGAGGAAACCCGGTGGGTGGAATATATACAGGTCTGCCGCCCGTCTCAGTGTATACCTATTTTGAATTTCCGCTGATATCCGGCTCAATGCCTGATACCCTGCTCTTCTTCGCCGGCTCTTCTTCTAATAATACCACACAGGCCAATGTAGGCAGTCGGCTTTATCTGGATGATGTGCGTCTGAAAAGCCAGCCTGTTTCAGTTACTTCCACAACGCATTGGAGAAAACAGCTCCGGCTTTCTCCGAATCCCGCAACGGATCATACCCGTATAGAATGGAACACCGGATCGTCCGAACCTGTGGTAATCACCCTTTCAGACATTCAGGGAAAGGTGATCTCTGTATTTTCATTGCCCGGGAATACCCCCCACATGCTGCTAGACCTGAATGGATTTGAAGCCGGAGCATATCTCGTAAATGTAAAAACTCAAAGCACCAGCCTGAGTAAAAAACTAATCGTGAACGGACACTAA
- a CDS encoding tetratricopeptide repeat protein, which translates to MKRLGLLLIMIAHVFCCYSNNEHRTDSLLKRLETEQVDSNKADIFRRLYRLTVNSEPEKAKYFLEQGLTLSRKAGLLKREAIFLNGLGEYYRRKGDFKQAVSFYMQSLALCQTHKFRLEESWAFNNLGEVARMKGDYTTALKQYQQSLRIKEELNDQKAVSSTLNNIGLIFLEQKKYKEALLYFERSLETRAKLGLRDQLATNYTNIGRIYYESGNYLLALQYFQKSLELDREFNMPDEVMMDLNNISEMYVHLGKRDSALIIIREALKIAIELGDTYTETLIRVNVGDQLMERGDDKEAIVHYERAISLGEHSGFRELLKDAYRALSELYYKWGDHEKAFTLHQQYTILKDSIYNAENLRIGNEMQVKYETEKKNKALTAKKADAEVAVAENKKRSLERNMMLGGVGLGIALAIFVFRSFRQQQRNNKMLQEQKEIIEEKQREILDSIRYARRIQQSLMPTEKNISRHISRTKS; encoded by the coding sequence ATGAAACGTTTGGGTCTGTTGTTGATCATGATTGCTCATGTGTTCTGCTGCTACAGCAACAACGAACATAGAACAGATAGTCTGTTAAAAAGACTGGAAACGGAACAGGTTGACAGCAATAAGGCAGATATTTTCAGAAGGCTGTATCGGTTAACGGTGAATTCTGAACCTGAAAAGGCTAAATACTTTCTTGAGCAGGGACTTACCCTTTCCCGGAAAGCCGGGTTGCTAAAGCGGGAAGCCATCTTCCTGAACGGCTTGGGAGAATATTACAGGAGGAAGGGTGATTTTAAACAAGCAGTCAGCTTTTACATGCAGTCGCTGGCATTATGCCAAACACATAAATTCAGGCTGGAAGAATCCTGGGCATTCAACAATCTGGGAGAAGTGGCCCGGATGAAAGGAGATTATACCACTGCCTTGAAGCAATATCAACAGAGCCTGCGTATCAAAGAAGAGCTGAATGATCAAAAAGCTGTTTCGAGCACACTGAACAACATCGGATTAATCTTTCTGGAGCAAAAGAAATATAAGGAAGCACTATTGTATTTTGAACGAAGCTTAGAAACCCGGGCCAAGCTTGGTCTGCGTGATCAGTTAGCCACTAATTACACGAATATCGGAAGAATCTATTATGAAAGCGGAAACTACCTTCTTGCCCTCCAGTACTTTCAAAAAAGTCTGGAGTTAGACAGGGAATTCAACATGCCGGATGAGGTGATGATGGATTTGAATAATATCAGTGAGATGTATGTGCATTTGGGAAAAAGGGATTCCGCATTGATCATTATCCGGGAGGCGTTAAAAATTGCCATAGAACTCGGAGATACCTACACGGAAACCCTGATCCGCGTGAATGTTGGAGATCAGCTGATGGAACGTGGAGATGATAAAGAGGCCATCGTGCACTATGAACGGGCTATTTCACTCGGGGAGCATTCCGGCTTCCGGGAGTTGCTGAAAGATGCCTATCGCGCACTCTCCGAATTATATTACAAGTGGGGCGATCACGAGAAGGCTTTCACCCTGCATCAGCAGTATACTATTCTGAAAGATTCCATTTATAATGCAGAAAATCTGCGCATCGGGAACGAGATGCAGGTCAAATATGAGACGGAAAAGAAGAACAAGGCTTTAACAGCTAAAAAAGCAGATGCCGAAGTAGCAGTGGCCGAAAATAAGAAACGCAGTCTTGAGCGGAACATGATGCTGGGAGGGGTAGGATTAGGTATTGCTTTGGCCATTTTTGTTTTCCGAAGTTTCCGGCAACAGCAAAGAAACAATAAAATGCTTCAGGAGCAAAAGGAGATCATTGAAGAAAAACAAAGGGAGATATTGGACAGCATTCGTTATGCCAGGAGGATACAGCAGAGCCTGATGCCTACGGAAAAGAATATATCCAGGCACATAAGCAGAACGAAATCCTGA
- a CDS encoding T9SS type A sorting domain-containing protein, whose protein sequence is MKTLFSALLFLSLAGVSQTTLYQNNFTNGNAGWNLQMGNAFNTWVVNNVYTCVDNTPNQGGGNYLHVYDDLSGDYCAVYVILGSGSGETVYATMTSGFSTVGQPAVTIQFDWLCQGQTGPLLASYGFVDYSTDGGNSWTNITSPVARYSGNPNWAAQTISSAQVPGILNQTDLRLRFGFTSSGYGTNPSFAIDNILITGNLSTEVAADIYPKDLIVFPNPSKGLFSIDLSSFPAGVDIEVLNVFGQGVQEYQNATGVFSADLSGLPAGIYTIRILTEGKQIMKFIVKE, encoded by the coding sequence ATGAAGACTCTTTTCTCCGCCCTTTTGTTCCTGTCTTTGGCAGGAGTTTCTCAAACCACTCTTTACCAGAATAATTTCACCAACGGCAATGCCGGATGGAATTTACAGATGGGCAATGCATTCAACACCTGGGTGGTGAACAATGTCTACACCTGTGTAGACAATACCCCCAATCAGGGAGGAGGCAATTACCTGCATGTGTATGACGATCTGTCGGGAGATTATTGTGCGGTATATGTGATCCTTGGAAGTGGTTCAGGTGAAACGGTATATGCTACCATGACCTCCGGATTCAGTACTGTTGGGCAGCCGGCAGTAACAATTCAGTTTGATTGGCTGTGTCAGGGACAAACGGGTCCCTTATTGGCAAGTTACGGGTTTGTGGATTACAGCACGGACGGGGGTAACAGCTGGACCAATATTACATCGCCTGTTGCAAGATATAGTGGTAATCCGAACTGGGCAGCACAGACGATTAGTTCTGCACAGGTTCCCGGAATTTTAAATCAAACGGATTTACGCCTGCGCTTCGGATTCACAAGCTCTGGGTATGGTACCAATCCTTCATTTGCCATTGATAATATTTTAATCACGGGTAATCTCAGTACCGAGGTGGCCGCAGATATTTATCCGAAGGATCTAATCGTGTTCCCCAACCCGAGCAAGGGTCTGTTTTCAATTGACCTCAGTTCATTTCCTGCCGGTGTGGATATAGAGGTTTTAAATGTATTCGGACAGGGTGTTCAGGAATATCAAAACGCTACCGGAGTTTTCAGCGCTGACCTCAGCGGCCTACCTGCAGGCATTTATACCATCCGTATCCTCACAGAGGGTAAACAGATCATGAAATTCATCGTGAAGGAATAA
- a CDS encoding tetratricopeptide repeat protein, which translates to MPFRVLLFLFLSSPLLFSQTIPDSLYRQIKGGTDSVRLKALLQLSKTHSSIFHDSGLWYGKKALELATDLEDLKNQAWALNYIGSTFYYHGNYDSARKYHEEALDIRLIIGDKKGLGASYNNLGNIYDDEGNSSVALEYYQKAQRYFEEIGFLTGMAITYNSIGNLYYYRKEFVKALDYFKRSYAIHEKGGDTLGLIHTWNNMAIIYDDLNEKNKALDCYLRSLSMAEKSGYTDAILTCYSNLAQIYMNNGDYKVSEEYTRKALKANESYGDSTQLISLYTNFAILHRKKGNLDSAIYYCQLSQSIALRNKLRSSVAYNYQFMAEVLAKQGKFKAAYDMHKLFSLTNDTVLNEENSRQVSEMETRFETAKKDKEIIKKNAEIKKAEAESASNTLQRNALLGGLLVLLAFTIYIANSYIKKKRVHRIMAEQKHIIEEKQRDILDSIYYARKIQRSLLPNEHYMFQTLKRLKP; encoded by the coding sequence ATGCCGTTCCGGGTACTTCTGTTTCTTTTTCTTTCTTCCCCCCTTCTCTTTTCCCAAACCATACCGGATTCTCTGTACCGGCAGATCAAAGGAGGCACAGATTCTGTACGTCTGAAAGCGCTGCTTCAACTCAGCAAAACACATTCGTCCATTTTCCACGATTCCGGACTTTGGTATGGCAAGAAAGCCCTGGAACTTGCGACCGATCTGGAGGACCTCAAAAATCAGGCCTGGGCATTGAATTACATCGGGAGTACTTTTTATTACCATGGCAATTACGACAGCGCCCGTAAATACCACGAGGAAGCACTGGACATTCGTTTAATCATCGGAGATAAAAAAGGATTAGGTGCCTCCTACAACAACCTGGGAAATATCTATGACGATGAAGGTAATTCTTCCGTTGCACTGGAATATTATCAAAAGGCCCAGCGCTATTTTGAAGAGATCGGTTTCCTGACCGGGATGGCCATCACTTATAACAGTATTGGGAATCTCTACTATTACCGTAAAGAATTCGTGAAAGCCCTGGACTACTTTAAACGCTCTTATGCAATCCATGAAAAGGGCGGAGATACACTCGGGTTGATCCATACCTGGAATAACATGGCCATCATCTATGACGACCTGAATGAAAAGAATAAGGCACTGGATTGCTACCTCCGCTCTTTGAGCATGGCTGAAAAATCCGGTTATACGGACGCCATCCTGACCTGCTATTCGAATCTGGCTCAGATCTACATGAATAATGGTGATTACAAGGTTTCGGAAGAATATACCCGAAAAGCCCTGAAAGCTAATGAGTCGTATGGTGACTCCACCCAACTGATCTCTCTGTATACCAATTTTGCAATACTCCACCGAAAGAAGGGAAATCTGGATTCTGCCATCTATTATTGCCAGTTGTCACAATCTATTGCCCTGCGGAATAAACTTCGCTCCTCTGTTGCCTACAATTACCAGTTTATGGCTGAGGTATTGGCCAAACAGGGCAAGTTTAAAGCGGCGTACGATATGCACAAGCTCTTTTCGCTGACAAACGATACCGTACTGAACGAGGAGAACAGCCGGCAGGTCAGCGAAATGGAAACACGGTTTGAAACGGCCAAAAAGGACAAGGAAATCATAAAAAAGAATGCGGAAATAAAAAAAGCAGAAGCCGAAAGTGCCAGCAACACCCTTCAACGGAATGCACTCCTTGGAGGGTTGCTCGTACTATTAGCTTTCACCATCTATATTGCGAACAGCTACATAAAGAAAAAACGGGTACACCGGATTATGGCAGAACAAAAACATATTATTGAAGAAAAGCAGCGCGACATTCTCGACAGCATTTACTATGCCCGGAAGATCCAGCGCTCTCTTCTGCCAAATGAGCACTACATGTTCCAAACTTTAAAACGGCTGAAACCATGA
- a CDS encoding T9SS type A sorting domain-containing protein yields the protein MSASVLAQGSWVARSNFAGAAREKAAGFSIGTKGYIMGGNVSGNELWEWDQTLDSWTQRANCPVSKYFHVAFAIGTKGYVTTGSAPDTYEWDQSTNTWTVKAPYGGPSCTGAQAFVIGSLAYVGMGNAGGNDFWEYNSVTDSWTQRQNFGGAASHWGVGFSIGTKGYYGTGFDGNLNRQDFWEWDQATNIWTQRANFFDARRAAVGFALAGKGYIGTGYPNTYMNDWWEYDPAGNTWTQVANFGGPPSCCQATFVIGNKGYVGTGYANGGSQMFWEYTPGPSALNELSGLQVNIFPNPMETEALFTFSQPLKNGLLSVYSSDGRKLTEEIIPSGATHFTLYRKDVPSGIYLCKIMEGNKEVALKRVVVQ from the coding sequence ATGTCAGCATCTGTATTAGCCCAGGGGTCCTGGGTTGCGCGGAGTAACTTTGCCGGAGCTGCCCGTGAAAAGGCTGCCGGATTTTCTATTGGCACCAAAGGGTATATCATGGGTGGGAATGTTTCCGGGAATGAGTTGTGGGAGTGGGATCAGACCCTGGATAGCTGGACACAACGCGCTAACTGCCCGGTCTCAAAATATTTTCATGTGGCTTTTGCTATTGGCACCAAAGGATATGTTACCACCGGCTCTGCACCTGATACTTATGAGTGGGATCAAAGCACCAATACCTGGACAGTGAAGGCACCTTACGGCGGGCCGTCTTGTACGGGAGCACAAGCGTTTGTGATCGGAAGTCTGGCATATGTGGGAATGGGTAATGCGGGTGGAAACGACTTTTGGGAGTATAATTCTGTAACAGATAGCTGGACGCAGCGGCAGAATTTCGGAGGTGCTGCTTCGCATTGGGGTGTTGGATTTTCTATTGGCACCAAAGGATATTATGGAACAGGATTCGATGGAAACTTAAACCGTCAGGATTTCTGGGAGTGGGATCAGGCAACTAACATCTGGACCCAGCGTGCAAATTTCTTTGATGCCAGGAGGGCAGCGGTAGGGTTTGCTTTAGCAGGGAAAGGATATATCGGAACGGGATATCCGAACACATACATGAACGACTGGTGGGAATATGATCCTGCAGGGAATACCTGGACACAGGTAGCCAATTTTGGCGGTCCTCCCAGTTGTTGTCAGGCAACTTTCGTGATCGGAAATAAGGGTTATGTAGGAACAGGATACGCGAACGGAGGCTCTCAGATGTTCTGGGAATATACGCCTGGGCCATCCGCACTGAATGAATTATCAGGCCTGCAGGTTAATATTTTCCCTAACCCCATGGAAACAGAGGCGCTATTCACCTTCTCACAGCCTTTGAAGAATGGTCTTCTATCCGTGTATAGTTCCGATGGACGTAAGCTCACTGAAGAAATCATTCCTTCAGGTGCAACCCACTTCACCTTGTACCGTAAAGATGTTCCTTCAGGTATTTACCTCTGTAAGATCATGGAAGGAAACAAGGAAGTGGCCCTTAAAAGGGTGGTGGTGCAGTAA
- the ttcA gene encoding tRNA 2-thiocytidine(32) synthetase TtcA, which produces MNQPDLITRKLRKAVWEAQETFSLISPSDKVMVCLSGGKDSFTLLDMILHMQLVMKHSFEIVAVNLDQKQPGFPAHILPEYLRQKKVSFRILERDTYSIVREKIPEGKTMCSLCSRLRRGTLYSAAEEMGATKIALGHHREDVLETFFLNLFFSGKLEAMPAKYRTDDGKHVVIRPLAYCKEEEIIAYAAQQQFPIIPCNLCGSQENLQRKVVKKMMQEWEEEYPDRKEVMMTALMNVHSSHLYDSSRYDFEKLKEMISG; this is translated from the coding sequence ATGAATCAACCGGATCTCATCACGCGAAAGCTGCGAAAAGCCGTTTGGGAGGCACAGGAAACCTTTTCCCTCATTTCTCCAAGCGACAAAGTGATGGTATGCCTCTCCGGTGGAAAAGATAGTTTCACCCTGCTTGACATGATCCTGCATATGCAGCTGGTCATGAAACACTCCTTTGAAATTGTGGCCGTAAATCTGGATCAGAAACAACCCGGCTTTCCGGCTCATATTCTTCCGGAATATCTCCGTCAAAAGAAAGTATCCTTCCGGATCCTGGAACGCGATACCTATTCCATAGTCAGAGAAAAAATACCTGAAGGAAAAACCATGTGCAGCCTCTGTTCCCGGCTACGGCGCGGAACACTTTATTCCGCTGCAGAAGAAATGGGTGCTACCAAGATTGCACTTGGACATCACCGTGAAGATGTCCTCGAAACATTCTTCCTGAATCTGTTCTTCTCCGGAAAACTGGAAGCCATGCCGGCAAAATACCGGACAGATGACGGAAAACACGTGGTCATTCGTCCATTGGCTTATTGTAAGGAAGAGGAGATTATCGCTTATGCTGCACAACAACAATTTCCCATTATTCCCTGTAATCTTTGCGGTTCACAGGAAAACCTGCAACGCAAAGTGGTAAAGAAAATGATGCAGGAATGGGAAGAGGAATATCCGGACAGGAAAGAAGTGATGATGACTGCGTTGATGAACGTTCACTCATCACATCTCTATGACAGTTCCAGGTATGATTTTGAAAAACTGAAAGAAATGATCAGCGGCTGA
- a CDS encoding T9SS type A sorting domain-containing protein, which translates to MLILWASNANWSFSQTTGVNQYAWITNGPVYCIEPSLNGVYVGGNFTDVGPPTGHFVFLDSTSGSVLPGHPKISGNIYSCIEDSLGGWIIGGEFLYKNVRNLARISSTGQVDTNWFPNPDGPVYCISRGKKRIYFGGIFANVEGESRTNIAAIDTNGTLDLNWIPQSDGPVYALIADTANDLVYAGGDFSQIGGAARSNIARLDTITGSILGPAFPYIDYSFLVNGVIHCLALRNDTLFAGGDFTEVNNSPRQRFAAFSTANTLLGISVSCNATVYALALHDGNLILGGAFSTVNSTMRNRICMLDIGSGMLTSFNPYFDGRIMTLQCNDSLIYAGGIFETINNIPRKNLAAIGMNSGTLSPWNPHMSNAVRCLLVQNDTIICGGEFSSAGGLSVQYIFEFDPVTGQPTSFSPGTNGPVNTAFLKDSMLFLGGQFFEASGQSRMNLAIYNVNTGALSTQEFPVNGPVRKITASGNELFLGGNFTMVNNLPRSNAASIDLNLNQVTMWAPDPNGTVNDIIVSGDRIYIAGYFLQVKGYPKKRIACVSRTTSYPLMNWSADFNDGVYDIVIHNGHLYAGGFYTLINGQSRNYLARLDTSNGALSTWNPNPNQIVHCLFLHGDSLLVGGRFNSILNTWRPGSAEIDLNSDQLTAFFTPTDKYIYSMLYKNGNHYLGGNYAEICSMYHPHFAVHYNALLTSAPLSAGNENDILVYPNPSQGVVVVTLSGPVPDHATISISDLSGRLIVKQGISPDKTSPEFRLDLSAFSNGVYFCTIEGDSLRKVCKLIIRKD; encoded by the coding sequence TTGCTTATTCTTTGGGCCTCCAACGCCAACTGGAGTTTTTCCCAAACCACCGGCGTAAACCAATATGCGTGGATCACTAACGGTCCGGTGTATTGCATTGAACCCTCTCTGAATGGTGTGTATGTTGGGGGAAACTTCACCGATGTGGGTCCACCCACCGGCCACTTCGTTTTTCTTGATTCCACATCCGGTTCGGTGCTTCCCGGCCATCCGAAAATCTCCGGCAACATTTATTCCTGCATTGAAGATTCCCTGGGCGGCTGGATCATTGGTGGTGAGTTCCTCTATAAGAATGTTAGAAATCTTGCCCGGATCAGCTCAACCGGTCAGGTGGATACGAATTGGTTTCCGAATCCTGACGGACCAGTGTACTGCATCTCCAGAGGGAAAAAACGCATTTACTTCGGCGGAATCTTCGCCAACGTGGAGGGTGAATCCCGTACCAATATCGCCGCCATTGATACCAATGGCACACTTGACCTCAACTGGATACCTCAGTCTGATGGCCCAGTTTATGCACTCATCGCTGACACAGCAAATGATCTTGTTTACGCAGGAGGTGATTTTTCACAGATCGGGGGTGCGGCCCGAAGCAATATTGCACGGCTTGATACCATCACCGGATCTATACTTGGACCTGCTTTTCCATACATTGATTATTCCTTTTTGGTGAACGGTGTCATTCACTGTCTGGCGTTAAGGAATGATACCTTATTTGCCGGCGGCGATTTTACAGAAGTAAACAATTCTCCCCGTCAAAGGTTTGCCGCCTTCTCCACAGCCAATACCCTGCTCGGGATCTCGGTGTCCTGTAACGCAACGGTGTATGCACTCGCGTTGCATGATGGTAATCTGATCCTCGGAGGTGCCTTCAGTACCGTCAACAGCACCATGCGTAACCGCATCTGTATGTTAGATATTGGGTCCGGAATGCTTACCTCCTTCAATCCATACTTCGATGGCCGGATTATGACGCTTCAATGCAATGATTCACTGATTTATGCGGGTGGAATCTTCGAAACGATAAACAATATTCCCCGGAAAAATCTTGCCGCGATCGGAATGAATTCCGGTACACTTTCTCCCTGGAATCCTCATATGAGTAATGCGGTACGATGCCTGCTGGTGCAAAACGATACGATCATTTGCGGTGGAGAATTCTCCAGTGCCGGAGGACTTTCGGTACAGTACATCTTTGAATTTGATCCGGTTACCGGGCAACCTACGTCTTTCAGCCCCGGAACAAATGGTCCCGTAAATACTGCTTTTCTCAAAGATTCCATGCTGTTCCTTGGGGGACAATTCTTCGAAGCATCCGGCCAATCCAGGATGAATCTCGCCATCTACAATGTTAACACCGGCGCACTATCCACGCAAGAGTTCCCGGTTAATGGTCCTGTCAGAAAAATTACGGCATCGGGAAATGAGTTATTTCTGGGCGGAAATTTCACCATGGTAAACAACTTACCCAGAAGCAATGCAGCTTCCATTGATCTTAATCTAAATCAGGTTACAATGTGGGCACCGGATCCTAATGGAACGGTGAATGATATTATTGTATCCGGCGACCGGATCTACATCGCAGGATATTTTTTGCAAGTAAAGGGTTATCCGAAAAAAAGGATAGCCTGCGTGAGCAGAACCACATCCTATCCGTTGATGAACTGGAGTGCTGATTTCAATGACGGCGTATACGACATTGTAATCCATAATGGTCACTTATATGCCGGAGGATTTTACACGCTGATTAATGGTCAATCCAGAAACTATCTGGCTCGCCTGGATACCTCCAATGGCGCCTTGAGCACCTGGAACCCTAACCCAAACCAGATCGTTCATTGCCTGTTTTTGCATGGAGATAGCCTTTTAGTGGGAGGAAGATTCAACTCCATCCTGAACACCTGGAGACCGGGTAGTGCGGAGATCGATCTGAACTCTGATCAACTTACTGCTTTTTTCACTCCAACGGATAAATATATATATAGTATGTTGTATAAGAACGGGAATCATTACCTCGGTGGCAATTACGCTGAAATATGCAGCATGTATCATCCGCATTTTGCCGTTCACTACAACGCATTGCTCACGTCGGCTCCTCTGTCAGCCGGGAATGAAAATGATATTCTTGTTTATCCGAATCCAAGCCAGGGTGTGGTGGTGGTAACACTTTCAGGACCTGTACCCGATCATGCAACAATCAGCATTTCGGATCTTTCCGGACGCCTTATCGTGAAACAGGGTATTTCTCCCGATAAAACCTCTCCTGAATTCAGGTTAGACTTAAGTGCATTCAGCAACGGAGTCTATTTCTGCACGATTGAAGGCGATTCACTTCGGAAGGTGTGTAAATTGATCATCCGCAAAGATTAA